A DNA window from Nymphalis io chromosome 28, ilAglIoxx1.1, whole genome shotgun sequence contains the following coding sequences:
- the LOC126779260 gene encoding glycine-rich protein-like isoform X1 yields MYKAVLLVCALALMIQSITGACIGAGLAGAPFGFAGPLGLAEPFGLAGPLGLAEPFGLAEPFGPGPLGAPYGAYGAYGLGSGIGPYAGPFRAGYGYGALI; encoded by the exons ATGTACAAGGCTGTGCTTCTCGTCTGCGCTCTGGCGCTCATGATCCAG TCCATTACTGGAGCATGCATTGGAGCTGGATTGGCTGGTGCTCCCTTCGGCTTTGCTGGTCCTCTTGGTCTCGCTGAACCCTTTGGTCTCGCAGGACCGTTGGGTCTTGCTGAACCCTTTGGTCTGGCCGAACCTTTCGGTCCAGGTCCACTAGGCGCTCCTTACGGAGCATACGGTGCTTACGGTCTCGGCTCCGGCATCGGCCCCTACGCTGGACCTTTCCGTGCTGGCTATGGATATGGCGCCCTCATCTAA